From the Mycoplasmatota bacterium genome, one window contains:
- a CDS encoding DUF2089 domain-containing protein yields the protein MKKYVLSKCPVCEGQLSVKSLYCTNCNTEINGAFTLNKFNYLTKEQLSFVEIFVKNRGSIKDVEKDLNISYPTVRRLLDEVIVALGYKTSKTVNDVNRMEVLAQLERGEITVDSATELLNK from the coding sequence GTTAAGTAAATGTCCTGTATGTGAAGGGCAATTAAGTGTAAAGTCATTATATTGTACAAATTGTAATACTGAAATCAATGGTGCTTTCACTCTTAACAAGTTCAACTATTTAACAAAAGAACAATTATCTTTTGTAGAAATATTTGTCAAAAATCGTGGGAGTATAAAAGATGTTGAAAAAGACTTAAATATTTCATATCCCACGGTAAGACGCTTATTAGATGAAGTCATTGTTGCTTTAGGTTATAAAACATCTAAAACAGTTAATGATGTGAATCGCATGGAAGTATTAGCTCAACTTGAGCGAGGTGAAATTACAGTTGATAGTGCAACTGAATTACTTAATAAATAA